A region from the Polaribacter sp. Hel1_33_78 genome encodes:
- a CDS encoding VWA domain-containing protein: protein MKNNTKRKGFIFKTYEAENQSPFEMLFEIFKELITHTSGDFEEAIDWLRSLDKEYKLTDENYTIDDFIEDLKKKGYIREEVKADGTGGTKITPKTERAIRQQALNHIFGKIKRSGSGNHKSKSAGIGDEHTGDFRAYQFGDGLDKVSITESIRNAQINNGIDNFNLTENDLVVEDTLHKSQMSTVLMIDISHSMILYGEDRITPAKKVAMALAELITTRYPKDTLDIIVFGNDAWSIKIKDLPYLQVGPYHTNTVAGLKLAMDLLRRKRNTNKQIFMITDGKPSCLLLPDGQYYKNSNGLDKYIVNKCYAMAQQARKLHIPITTFMIAQDPYLMQFVKAFTQANQGKAFYTGLKGLGEMIFEDYETNRKKRIKG from the coding sequence ATGAAAAACAACACGAAAAGAAAAGGATTTATCTTTAAAACGTATGAGGCAGAAAATCAATCTCCGTTTGAGATGCTTTTTGAGATTTTTAAAGAATTAATTACACATACTTCTGGCGATTTTGAGGAAGCTATTGATTGGTTACGTTCTTTAGATAAAGAATATAAATTGACGGATGAAAATTACACTATTGACGATTTTATTGAAGATTTAAAGAAAAAAGGTTACATAAGAGAAGAAGTAAAAGCTGATGGAACAGGAGGTACAAAAATTACTCCAAAAACAGAACGCGCGATTCGTCAGCAAGCTTTAAATCACATTTTTGGTAAGATTAAAAGAAGTGGTTCTGGAAATCATAAAAGTAAATCTGCAGGAATTGGAGATGAACACACAGGAGACTTTAGAGCCTATCAATTTGGAGATGGATTAGATAAAGTTTCTATTACAGAAAGTATTAGAAATGCTCAAATTAACAATGGCATTGATAATTTTAATTTAACAGAAAACGATTTGGTTGTGGAAGACACACTTCATAAAAGCCAAATGAGCACCGTGTTAATGATTGATATTAGTCATTCTATGATTCTATATGGAGAGGATCGAATTACACCAGCTAAAAAAGTAGCGATGGCTTTGGCGGAATTAATTACCACTCGGTATCCAAAAGACACTCTAGATATCATTGTTTTTGGAAATGATGCTTGGTCTATTAAAATTAAAGATTTGCCTTATTTGCAAGTGGGTCCTTATCATACAAATACTGTTGCAGGTTTGAAATTAGCGATGGATTTATTGCGAAGAAAAAGAAATACAAACAAACAAATCTTTATGATTACCGATGGTAAGCCAAGTTGTTTACTCTTGCCAGATGGTCAATATTACAAAAATAGTAATGGTTTGGACAAGTATATTGTAAATAAGTGCTACGCAATGGCGCAGCAAGCCAGAAAATTACACATTCCGATTACTACTTTTATGATTGCCCAAGACCCATATTTAATGCAATTTGTAAAAGCGTTTACACAAGCAAATCAAGGAAAAGCATTTTACACAGGATTAAAAGGATTGGGAGAAATGATTTTTGAAGATTATGAAACAAATAGAAAAAAACGAATTAAAGGATAA
- a CDS encoding zinc-dependent metalloprotease, whose protein sequence is MKTNNSQSFKILCSLFLTLAIAGVQDTSAQFWKKKTKAKTEIATKKKAPKKKGKTIKELTKSSKKIEGLFAIYQDTITGATHLLVKKEQLDNDFIYFSQIADGVTEAGQFRGAYQGSSVFHIKKYFNRLEFVAPNTSFYFDEKNAISKSSSANISDAVIAAGKILATDDKTGEYLIAADGLFLSETFTRIKGPRFPGQSPFAFSLGRFDKTKSKIEEIKNYPENTNVKTEYVYNNPAVLNGGSSAVTDGRNVSIKVFHTFMNMPESDYETRMDDPRVGYFLTQTNNMTSTDVVNYRDFIHRWKLVKKNPDATISEPVTPITWWIENTTPVEFRETIKDGVLAWNKAFEKAGFNNAMVVKIQPDDADWDAGDVRYNVLRWTSSPNPPFGGYGPSFVNPRTGEILGADIMLEYVHFTNRVYYDRVFDNAAALNFTAATAEEEKLKFFKNKNNHLFCSKGHLMHENTLFGQTVLAAAGASDLEMEGMKEQGMKSLIMHEVGHTLGLNHNMKASQLFSPEQLADANFIKGKALTGSVMDYAGINLTLDRSKQGQYYDMAVGPYDIWAIQFGYTPFKSTSEKNTLLDRSTEPSLIFGNDADDMRSPGKAIDPRVMIGDLSNDQIGYSIDRIQLSNNMMKDIKTRFGNSGESYMQLRQAYYILSGQSATAAGVISRFIGGVYVDRTKPGQNGETMPYTPVSLEDQKRAMNALKKYVFAPDAFKAPADLYNYLAQQRRGYNFFGGPEDPKIHEQVLSYQARVLAHITHPNTLKRISNSELYGNEYKLSTYMTDLNNAIFKGDIKGSVNSFRQNLQATYTKGLISIISGKSSGRYPIAAKSMAIYNLKNIQNWVSNTTGNIATKAHKNHLKTLITNAMKEIK, encoded by the coding sequence ATGAAAACAAATAATTCGCAATCATTCAAAATTCTTTGTTCGTTATTCTTAACATTAGCGATTGCTGGTGTTCAAGACACAAGTGCACAATTCTGGAAAAAGAAAACAAAGGCAAAAACTGAAATAGCTACCAAGAAAAAGGCTCCAAAAAAGAAGGGTAAAACAATAAAAGAGCTAACTAAGAGTAGTAAAAAAATCGAAGGTTTATTCGCAATCTATCAAGATACTATAACGGGAGCCACTCATTTATTAGTAAAAAAAGAACAATTAGATAATGACTTTATTTACTTCTCTCAAATTGCGGACGGAGTTACAGAAGCTGGTCAATTTAGAGGAGCTTACCAAGGTTCTAGTGTCTTTCACATTAAAAAGTACTTTAATCGTTTAGAATTTGTTGCCCCAAATACGTCGTTTTATTTTGATGAAAAGAATGCTATTTCTAAATCTTCAAGTGCAAATATTAGTGATGCAGTAATTGCAGCAGGTAAAATATTAGCTACAGATGATAAAACTGGCGAATATCTAATTGCTGCGGATGGTTTATTCTTATCAGAAACGTTTACAAGAATAAAAGGTCCAAGATTTCCAGGACAATCTCCTTTTGCTTTTAGCTTAGGTAGGTTTGACAAAACTAAATCTAAAATTGAGGAAATAAAAAACTACCCAGAAAACACCAATGTTAAAACTGAGTATGTATATAACAATCCTGCTGTTTTAAATGGTGGCAGTAGCGCAGTAACTGACGGAAGAAATGTTTCTATCAAGGTATTTCATACATTTATGAATATGCCAGAAAGTGATTATGAGACAAGAATGGATGACCCAAGGGTTGGATATTTCTTAACACAAACAAATAATATGACATCTACTGATGTTGTAAACTATAGAGATTTTATTCACAGATGGAAATTAGTGAAGAAAAATCCTGATGCGACTATATCCGAGCCAGTAACACCAATCACTTGGTGGATTGAAAATACAACACCTGTGGAGTTTAGAGAAACAATTAAAGATGGTGTTTTAGCATGGAATAAAGCTTTCGAAAAAGCAGGATTCAACAATGCAATGGTTGTAAAAATACAGCCAGATGATGCAGACTGGGATGCCGGTGATGTTCGTTACAATGTTTTACGTTGGACATCTTCTCCAAACCCTCCTTTTGGTGGGTACGGACCGAGTTTTGTAAACCCAAGAACTGGTGAAATTTTAGGTGCAGATATTATGTTAGAATATGTGCATTTTACCAATAGAGTTTACTATGATAGAGTTTTTGATAATGCCGCAGCTTTAAACTTTACCGCTGCAACTGCAGAAGAAGAAAAACTAAAATTTTTCAAAAACAAGAACAATCATTTATTCTGTTCTAAAGGACATTTAATGCATGAAAACACGTTATTTGGACAAACCGTTTTAGCAGCTGCAGGAGCGTCAGATTTAGAAATGGAAGGAATGAAAGAACAAGGGATGAAATCTTTAATTATGCATGAAGTTGGGCATACATTAGGATTAAATCATAATATGAAGGCGAGTCAGTTATTTTCTCCTGAACAATTAGCAGATGCGAATTTTATTAAAGGAAAAGCCTTAACAGGATCTGTAATGGATTATGCTGGTATCAATTTAACTTTAGACAGAAGCAAACAAGGTCAGTATTATGATATGGCAGTTGGTCCTTACGATATTTGGGCAATTCAGTTTGGGTATACACCGTTTAAATCAACTTCAGAAAAAAACACTTTATTAGACAGATCTACAGAACCTTCATTAATTTTTGGTAATGATGCTGATGATATGCGTTCTCCAGGAAAAGCAATTGACCCAAGAGTAATGATTGGTGATTTATCTAACGACCAAATTGGATATTCTATTGATAGAATTCAATTATCAAATAATATGATGAAAGATATCAAAACCCGTTTTGGTAACTCTGGTGAATCTTACATGCAATTAAGACAAGCTTATTATATTTTAAGCGGGCAATCTGCTACTGCCGCAGGTGTGATTTCAAGATTTATTGGTGGTGTTTATGTCGATAGAACAAAACCTGGTCAAAATGGTGAAACAATGCCTTATACACCAGTAAGTTTGGAAGATCAAAAAAGAGCAATGAATGCTTTAAAAAAATATGTTTTTGCTCCTGATGCTTTTAAAGCTCCCGCTGATCTATATAATTATTTAGCCCAACAAAGACGTGGTTATAATTTTTTTGGTGGTCCAGAAGACCCCAAAATACATGAGCAAGTGTTAAGCTACCAAGCAAGAGTTTTGGCACATATTACACACCCTAACACTTTAAAAAGAATTTCAAATTCTGAATTGTATGGAAATGAATATAAATTATCGACTTACATGACAGACTTAAACAATGCAATATTTAAAGGTGATATTAAAGGTAGCGTTAATTCTTTCCGTCAAAATTTACAAGCAACTTACACAAAGGGATTAATTAGTATAATTTCAGGAAAATCAAGCGGTAGATATCCAATAGCTGCTAAATCGATGGCTATTTACAACCTGAAAAACATACAAAACTGGGTGAGCAATACAACTGGAAATATAGCTACAAAAGCACATAAAAATCATCTTAAAACATTAATTACAAATGCGATGAAAGAGATTAAATAA
- a CDS encoding acyl-CoA-binding protein, which yields MSQKNNIDLDKEYKAAFDKISKLKKAVAPDVMLKFYAYYKQANFGNKFSFNSGLDVRSAFKFNAWMQLNGMTVEDAKKEYIKLAKTI from the coding sequence TTGTCGCAGAAAAATAATATAGATTTAGATAAAGAGTATAAAGCTGCTTTTGATAAAATATCTAAGTTGAAAAAGGCTGTTGCTCCTGATGTTATGCTGAAATTTTATGCTTATTACAAGCAAGCAAATTTTGGTAATAAATTTTCATTTAATAGTGGATTAGATGTAAGAAGTGCATTTAAATTTAATGCTTGGATGCAATTAAATGGAATGACTGTTGAGGATGCAAAAAAAGAATATATAAAATTGGCTAAAACAATTTAA
- a CDS encoding YceI family protein: MKKIFIISFLLVGTVFHFSACKSEEKKEAVKEESKAVSKKSTAAFSVANANNEINFTAYKTTDKVPVGGQFKKVDVLAGGEGNSVKEAINNTEFSIPVSSLFTKDAGRDYKIKKFFFGIMENTKLLSGKLSLTDVTNGVAEIKMNGITQKVPFTYTIIGKSFNMKATMNVTNWNASDALSSLNKVCIDLHRGADGVSKTWSEVGLNITSTF; the protein is encoded by the coding sequence ATGAAAAAAATATTTATTATTTCATTTTTATTAGTAGGAACGGTGTTCCATTTTTCAGCATGTAAATCAGAGGAAAAAAAAGAGGCTGTTAAAGAAGAAAGTAAAGCAGTATCCAAAAAAAGTACAGCTGCTTTTTCGGTTGCAAATGCAAATAACGAAATCAATTTTACGGCTTATAAAACGACCGATAAAGTGCCCGTAGGAGGTCAGTTTAAAAAAGTTGATGTTCTTGCTGGAGGTGAAGGAAATAGTGTGAAAGAAGCAATTAATAATACTGAATTTTCAATTCCTGTAAGTAGTTTGTTTACGAAGGATGCGGGCAGAGATTATAAAATTAAAAAGTTCTTTTTTGGAATTATGGAAAATACAAAATTACTTTCTGGTAAATTGTCTTTAACTGATGTTACAAATGGAGTAGCAGAAATTAAAATGAATGGTATTACTCAAAAAGTACCTTTTACGTATACAATTATTGGTAAATCTTTTAATATGAAAGCGACAATGAATGTTACTAATTGGAATGCATCAGATGCTTTATCATCTTTAAATAAGGTTTGTATAGATTTGCATAGAGGTGCAGACGGTGTTTCTAAAACTTGGAGTGAAGTTGGTTTAAATATTACATCAACATTCTAA
- a CDS encoding TIGR01777 family oxidoreductase produces MARILITGGTGLVGKRLTQLLIDKNHEVLILSRNPKNENEFKWNIVKNYIDEKAFKNIDFIIHLAGAGIADERWTKKRKQVIIDSRVKTANLLFEKVNELKLELKGFISASGIGYYGAITSKTIFKETDKSGSDFLAEVCQKWEAAAHQFSKINIPITILRTGIVLAAKGGALEKMKTPVISPLGSGKQYIPWIHIDDLCQMYIQSIEANLIGIYNAVAPDHQTSITFSKTLAKSIKRPYLGIGVPAFMLKILFGELAVILLEGSRISTKKIEKNGYSFRFKTLKKALNNL; encoded by the coding sequence ATGGCAAGAATTTTAATTACTGGAGGTACCGGTTTAGTAGGAAAAAGACTAACACAACTATTGATTGATAAAAATCATGAAGTTTTAATTTTAAGCAGAAACCCAAAAAACGAAAATGAATTTAAATGGAATATTGTTAAAAATTATATTGATGAAAAAGCATTTAAAAATATTGATTTTATTATTCACTTAGCAGGAGCAGGAATTGCTGATGAACGTTGGACAAAAAAAAGAAAACAAGTAATTATAGATAGCAGGGTTAAAACGGCAAACTTACTTTTTGAAAAAGTTAATGAATTAAAACTGGAACTTAAGGGTTTTATTTCTGCTTCAGGAATTGGTTATTATGGAGCGATTACTTCGAAAACAATTTTTAAAGAAACAGATAAATCTGGTAGTGATTTCTTAGCTGAGGTTTGCCAAAAATGGGAAGCTGCCGCGCATCAATTTTCAAAAATAAACATACCGATAACTATATTAAGAACTGGGATTGTTTTAGCCGCAAAAGGAGGAGCATTAGAAAAAATGAAGACTCCAGTAATATCCCCATTAGGTTCAGGAAAACAATATATTCCTTGGATTCATATTGATGACCTATGCCAAATGTACATTCAATCCATAGAAGCTAATTTAATAGGTATTTATAATGCGGTTGCACCAGACCATCAAACGAGTATAACTTTTTCTAAAACGTTAGCAAAAAGCATAAAAAGACCCTATTTAGGTATTGGTGTCCCTGCCTTTATGCTGAAAATTTTATTTGGAGAACTTGCTGTAATTCTTTTAGAAGGAAGTAGGATTTCAACAAAAAAAATCGAAAAGAATGGATATTCTTTTCGATTTAAAACACTAAAAAAAGCGTTGAATAATCTATAA
- a CDS encoding phosphatidylserine decarboxylase family protein, with protein sequence MIKFHKEGYKIISITFIIAIAAILLAENFINITWLVKTIQVIILGFVIIVLQFFRNPKRITNLNDTHIIAPVDGKVVVIEEVEETEYFKDKRLQISIFMSPINVHVTRYAMSGIIKYSKYHPGKYLVAWHPKASTENERTSVVIENKIFGEILYRQIAGALAKRIVNYATEGNVVTQGTDAGFIKFGSRVDLYLPLGTKVNVKLGDKVKGGVQVVAEK encoded by the coding sequence ATGATTAAATTTCATAAGGAAGGATATAAAATTATTTCAATTACTTTTATTATTGCGATTGCAGCAATTTTATTAGCTGAAAATTTTATTAATATAACTTGGTTAGTAAAAACGATTCAAGTTATAATTTTGGGTTTTGTAATTATCGTACTACAATTTTTTAGGAACCCTAAAAGAATCACTAATTTAAATGACACCCATATTATAGCACCAGTAGATGGAAAAGTTGTCGTTATTGAGGAAGTAGAAGAGACGGAGTATTTTAAAGATAAAAGATTACAAATATCAATTTTTATGTCTCCAATAAATGTTCATGTTACAAGATATGCGATGAGCGGGATTATAAAATACAGCAAATATCATCCAGGGAAATATTTAGTAGCATGGCACCCAAAAGCATCTACTGAAAATGAAAGAACCTCAGTAGTCATTGAAAATAAAATTTTTGGAGAAATTTTATATAGACAAATAGCTGGAGCTTTGGCAAAAAGAATTGTAAACTATGCTACAGAGGGTAATGTAGTAACGCAAGGAACGGATGCAGGTTTTATAAAATTCGGTTCTAGGGTTGATTTATATTTGCCTTTAGGAACAAAAGTTAATGTGAAATTAGGAGATAAAGTTAAAGGTGGTGTCCAAGTTGTCGCAGAAAAATAA